One window from the genome of Bacteroidota bacterium encodes:
- a CDS encoding LptE family protein — protein MNKIIILLTSYFLLLTSAGCKMGYSLNGASIPPEAKTVSVLYFTNNTALAPPTLSQQFTEAMKDICATQTKLGLVNKGGDLSFEGYVSDYRVSPLAIQTNDQAALSRLTVSVQVKYINKFDEKKNFETTFTRFADFNSTLSLASQEPTLIPLINKQLTEDIFNKAFNNW, from the coding sequence ATGAATAAAATAATTATACTTCTTACTTCTTACTTCTTACTTCTTACTTCCGCTGGTTGCAAGATGGGCTACTCTTTAAACGGAGCCAGTATTCCGCCTGAGGCGAAGACTGTTTCAGTTTTGTATTTTACAAACAATACAGCATTGGCTCCGCCAACGCTCAGTCAGCAGTTTACGGAAGCAATGAAGGATATTTGTGCCACTCAGACAAAGCTTGGATTGGTAAACAAAGGTGGCGACCTGAGTTTTGAAGGGTATGTATCAGATTACAGGGTCTCACCGTTAGCTATACAAACCAATGACCAGGCTGCATTGAGCAGGTTGACCGTTTCGGTGCAGGTGAAGTACATCAATAAATTTGATGAGAAGAAGAATTTTGAAACTACATTTACGCGCTTTGCGGATTTTAATAGTACCTTGAGCCTTGCAAGCCAGGAGCCCACTTTAATACCGTTGATCAATAAACAGTTAACTGAAGATATTTTTAATAAAGCGTTTAATAACTGGTGA